From the Chloroflexus aurantiacus J-10-fl genome, one window contains:
- a CDS encoding helix-turn-helix transcriptional regulator has protein sequence MLTAETQQALQMLRLRRGTLSPTTIEHMLGPIRPLRELRLDRRPRTVGETLVLLGWLLPRPARPHHPAGWVLAPELRRWLPKPLPAQAGPVPDLSAVATAPALIATYTILIASAQRPLSIRHDRSFTGPALRRLRDLAPGCDPELWQWLLPLLVDLRLLQRIGATVAPSPAFQQFLRMTVAEKLSLLRTAWECQPRTERWLTRLRISVRGLDWPALRRRLLHWGMMVTSSGIPVDSSFVTLHASFGPLVDGTTHCLTPIRRMPWTYRSQQRVWYAAVAGPLTWLGVLPTTWAPTTTMSWHYDDQNRLITTPITDVDDDLRTVQSWLTFVGVDQSVLRWQIDTARIRRLLAGGQDLSDLARVWQRRLDDQLPGWVPTGVVPCARLITRTVLVCDTPTVLSADGCRSVVHRSLATQIAPGIALVTPGREQALIRTLERTGVLTIAEPEGQMPPPAPASFPAEAHVLPPPTQVNASSPPFVSLHPTQAAALTPVVDAAVSSDEHWCISDRLQEEGNRPAVVPAPDPARLNDTLQQVHTAIRRREALLLSYQPPQQLAHERLVQPLRIERHGERWLLYAYCTTRQAERCFRIDRILNLTRLSRNRSARQPSAKGRPQLQRTGNGGGRLSPSQPPSSPDGRLLRIWMTDS, from the coding sequence ATGCTCACAGCCGAAACGCAACAGGCTCTGCAAATGCTCCGCCTACGCCGGGGTACGCTTTCCCCCACGACGATTGAACACATGCTTGGCCCTATCCGTCCACTACGCGAACTGCGTTTGGACCGCCGACCACGAACGGTTGGTGAAACCCTGGTTTTGTTGGGATGGTTGTTGCCTCGCCCCGCACGACCACACCATCCGGCAGGTTGGGTACTGGCACCTGAATTACGCCGCTGGTTACCAAAACCATTACCGGCGCAAGCCGGCCCTGTTCCAGATCTGTCAGCAGTAGCGACTGCACCAGCCCTGATCGCAACCTATACCATTTTAATCGCTTCTGCTCAACGTCCGCTCTCCATACGACACGATCGTTCTTTTACCGGTCCGGCACTGCGGCGGTTACGCGACCTGGCACCTGGATGTGATCCCGAATTGTGGCAGTGGCTGTTACCGCTCCTGGTTGATCTGCGTCTGCTACAACGCATCGGTGCCACGGTTGCTCCCAGTCCTGCTTTCCAGCAGTTTCTCCGCATGACCGTTGCCGAAAAACTGTCACTTCTCCGCACAGCCTGGGAATGTCAGCCGCGAACAGAGCGCTGGTTGACCCGGTTACGTATATCTGTCCGCGGACTTGACTGGCCTGCATTACGCCGTCGATTATTGCACTGGGGAATGATGGTCACTTCATCAGGTATTCCTGTTGACTCTTCGTTCGTTACGTTGCACGCATCATTTGGTCCGCTGGTTGATGGTACAACACATTGTCTGACACCGATCAGGCGGATGCCCTGGACATACCGTAGTCAGCAGCGAGTGTGGTATGCAGCTGTTGCCGGTCCACTCACGTGGTTAGGCGTGCTTCCCACAACGTGGGCACCGACAACTACGATGTCGTGGCATTATGATGACCAGAACCGTTTGATAACAACCCCTATAACAGATGTTGATGATGATCTGAGGACAGTACAGTCCTGGCTGACATTCGTCGGTGTTGATCAATCTGTTCTACGCTGGCAGATTGATACGGCTCGTATACGGCGATTACTAGCCGGTGGTCAGGATCTGTCCGATCTTGCCAGAGTCTGGCAACGGCGACTCGATGATCAACTGCCAGGTTGGGTGCCAACCGGTGTTGTACCGTGTGCTCGTTTGATCACACGCACTGTTCTGGTGTGCGATACACCGACCGTGCTGTCTGCCGATGGATGCCGGTCGGTTGTCCATCGTTCACTGGCAACCCAGATTGCACCCGGTATCGCATTGGTAACACCAGGACGCGAGCAGGCACTTATCCGTACATTAGAGCGAACAGGTGTCCTGACGATTGCTGAGCCGGAAGGCCAAATGCCGCCCCCCGCGCCTGCGTCATTCCCAGCGGAAGCGCATGTACTCCCTCCGCCGACGCAGGTGAATGCATCTTCGCCACCTTTTGTATCATTGCACCCAACGCAAGCGGCAGCGCTTACACCGGTAGTTGATGCTGCGGTGAGCAGCGACGAACATTGGTGTATATCAGATCGATTACAGGAAGAGGGTAATCGGCCAGCAGTGGTTCCAGCGCCCGATCCAGCCCGATTGAATGACACGTTACAACAGGTGCATACCGCTATCCGTCGCCGGGAAGCTCTCCTGCTATCCTACCAGCCACCACAGCAACTCGCTCACGAGCGGCTGGTCCAACCACTCCGTATCGAACGCCACGGTGAACGGTGGTTACTCTATGCCTACTGCACAACGCGACAGGCCGAGCGTTGCTTCCGCATTGATCGTATCCTCAATTTAACCAGGCTTTCTCGTAACAGATCAGCTCGTCAGCCATCGGCGAAAGGAAGGCCGCAATTACAACGAACCGGAAACGGTGGTGGACGGCTATCGCCATCACAACCACCGTCATCTCCTGATGGTCGGTTGCTCCGTATCTGGATGACAGATTCGTAG